Proteins encoded by one window of Acidobacteriota bacterium:
- a CDS encoding glycosyl hydrolase, whose product MTMNRRFPAPPLVVLALGLAVLGAACAAKPQGPSYETLKAAFADPPAEYRSAPLWVWNGVMTREEITRQLEGFKARGIGGAFIHPRPGLITTYLSDEWFSLCAFAVEEGKRLGLKIWIYDENSYPSGFAGGHVPAAMPDAARSGLRMRTFDGPPRKLDQAPLVVLRQTLTGLEDVSGRAFPPGDAAKYFVFDVVRADPSPWHGGFTYVDILRKDVTEKFLDLTLNGYKRVIGKEFGLTVPGVFQDEAEIGPAGGSGAVNFTPALFQTFLTRWGYDLRPNLVSLFERSGNWRRVRHDFYATLLDLFLENWAKTYYAYATANKLVFTGHYWEHEWPRPRVSPDNLAMAAYAHMPGIDVLMNEYSAAVGAQFGNARAVREIRSSANQRGRERTMSETYGASGWDLTFADQKRIGDWEYALGVNFLNQHLSYATIVGARKRDHPLSFSDHEPWWEQYNTLADYFGRLSVAMSLGQQVNRIAVIEPTTTAWMLYSPAAESPDLKAVGDDFQAFVHLLESEHVEYDLVSEKTLEEFGATAHKRLVVGARSYSLVILPPGLRNLENTTVGLLRDYLIRDGQILSWVAPPDYVDGLATEDLRDLQASFGDRWRDIGPGGGFDRLREMSPPAIAFKGLPAGIRLFHQRREFAGGRLVFLANTEPEAAAAGTMTLAGGSVETWDPFSGKAEPYPFERRGGKVEASFSLPPAGSLLLCVRDERAKPPAARPAPAWEDLPAEGPLAVQALSPNVLTLDYCDLTVAGKTEKDLYFYDAQKKAFQAHGLDRDPWDSAVQYKTNIVDRDRFPAGSGFEAAFWFRAVKDDATDFADLEAVVEEQHPGLFRVFINDKEVQAAPGKWWLDRAFAVFPVGAHVVSGKNKITIKSRPFTIHSELEPVYLLGGFRLAAAARGFEMRPAAPLAAGAWNAQGWPFYGAGVRYARTFDVPQAAPGTAYRLRLGAWLGATAEVYVGGKRAGTAAFPPCEVDLTDALAPGRNEVSVVVYGTLRNTLGPFHNDPPLGRAWPGSFQQGAKGGLPPGSGYSSVGYGLFDDFMIMKGTR is encoded by the coding sequence ATGACCATGAACCGCCGTTTTCCGGCCCCGCCGCTCGTCGTCCTCGCCCTGGGCCTTGCCGTTCTCGGCGCCGCCTGCGCGGCAAAGCCCCAGGGCCCGTCCTACGAGACCCTCAAGGCGGCCTTCGCCGATCCGCCCGCCGAATATCGCAGCGCCCCGCTCTGGGTCTGGAACGGCGTCATGACCCGGGAGGAGATCACGCGCCAGCTCGAGGGCTTCAAGGCCCGGGGCATCGGCGGCGCCTTCATCCACCCGCGGCCCGGCCTGATCACGACCTATCTCTCCGACGAATGGTTCTCGCTCTGCGCTTTCGCCGTCGAGGAGGGCAAGCGCCTTGGCCTGAAGATCTGGATCTACGACGAGAATTCCTATCCCTCGGGCTTCGCCGGCGGCCACGTGCCCGCGGCCATGCCCGACGCCGCCCGCTCCGGCCTGAGGATGCGGACCTTCGACGGGCCGCCCCGGAAGCTCGATCAGGCGCCGCTGGTCGTCCTGCGCCAGACCCTGACGGGCCTCGAGGACGTCAGCGGCAGGGCCTTCCCGCCGGGCGACGCCGCCAAGTACTTCGTCTTCGACGTCGTCCGCGCCGACCCGTCTCCGTGGCACGGCGGCTTCACCTACGTCGACATCCTGCGAAAGGACGTCACCGAGAAGTTCCTCGACCTGACCCTCAACGGCTACAAGCGGGTCATCGGCAAGGAGTTCGGGCTGACCGTGCCCGGCGTCTTCCAGGACGAGGCCGAGATCGGCCCGGCCGGCGGCAGCGGGGCCGTCAACTTCACGCCGGCCCTGTTCCAGACGTTCCTGACGCGCTGGGGCTACGACCTCCGCCCGAACCTGGTCTCGCTCTTCGAGCGGTCCGGGAACTGGAGGCGCGTCCGGCATGATTTCTACGCCACGCTCCTCGACCTCTTCCTGGAGAACTGGGCCAAGACGTACTACGCCTACGCCACGGCCAACAAGCTCGTCTTCACCGGGCATTACTGGGAGCACGAGTGGCCGCGGCCGCGCGTCTCGCCGGACAACCTGGCCATGGCCGCCTACGCCCACATGCCCGGCATCGACGTCCTGATGAACGAATACTCGGCCGCCGTGGGCGCCCAATTCGGCAACGCCCGGGCCGTCCGCGAGATCCGCAGCTCGGCCAACCAGCGCGGCCGCGAGCGGACCATGTCCGAGACTTACGGAGCCAGCGGCTGGGACCTGACCTTCGCCGACCAGAAGAGGATCGGCGACTGGGAGTACGCCCTTGGAGTCAACTTCCTCAACCAGCACCTGTCCTACGCCACGATCGTGGGGGCCCGCAAGCGCGACCACCCGCTCTCGTTCTCCGATCACGAGCCCTGGTGGGAGCAATACAACACCCTGGCCGACTATTTCGGCCGGCTGTCCGTGGCCATGAGCCTGGGCCAGCAGGTCAACAGGATCGCGGTCATCGAGCCGACGACGACGGCCTGGATGCTCTATTCGCCGGCCGCCGAATCGCCCGATCTCAAGGCCGTCGGGGACGATTTCCAGGCCTTCGTCCATCTCCTCGAGTCCGAGCACGTCGAGTACGACCTGGTCAGCGAGAAGACGCTCGAGGAGTTCGGCGCGACGGCCCACAAGCGTCTGGTGGTCGGGGCCCGGTCCTACAGCCTGGTCATCCTGCCCCCGGGCCTGCGCAACCTCGAGAACACGACCGTCGGCCTGCTTCGCGATTACCTCATCCGCGACGGCCAGATCCTGTCCTGGGTCGCGCCGCCCGACTACGTCGACGGCCTGGCGACCGAGGACCTGCGCGATCTCCAGGCCTCGTTCGGCGACCGCTGGCGCGACATCGGCCCTGGCGGAGGGTTCGACCGGCTCCGCGAGATGAGCCCGCCCGCCATAGCCTTCAAGGGCCTCCCGGCGGGGATCAGGCTCTTCCACCAGCGCCGCGAGTTCGCCGGCGGCCGGCTGGTCTTCCTGGCCAACACGGAGCCGGAGGCCGCCGCGGCCGGGACCATGACCTTGGCCGGCGGCTCGGTCGAGACGTGGGACCCGTTCTCCGGAAAGGCCGAGCCCTATCCCTTCGAACGCCGCGGCGGCAAGGTCGAAGCCTCGTTCTCCCTGCCGCCGGCGGGGAGCCTCCTTCTCTGCGTCAGGGACGAACGGGCCAAGCCGCCTGCCGCCCGGCCGGCCCCCGCTTGGGAAGACCTCCCCGCCGAGGGCCCTCTGGCCGTGCAGGCGCTGTCGCCGAACGTCCTGACCCTCGACTACTGCGACCTCACCGTGGCCGGCAAGACCGAGAAGGACCTCTATTTCTATGACGCCCAGAAGAAGGCCTTCCAGGCCCACGGCCTCGACCGCGATCCCTGGGACAGCGCCGTCCAGTACAAGACGAACATCGTTGACCGCGACAGGTTCCCGGCCGGCTCGGGCTTCGAGGCGGCGTTCTGGTTCCGGGCCGTCAAGGATGACGCCACGGACTTCGCCGACCTCGAGGCCGTCGTCGAGGAGCAGCATCCGGGCCTCTTCCGCGTCTTCATCAACGACAAGGAGGTCCAGGCCGCGCCGGGGAAGTGGTGGCTCGACCGGGCTTTCGCCGTCTTCCCCGTCGGCGCCCACGTGGTCTCGGGGAAGAACAAGATCACCATCAAGTCGCGCCCCTTCACGATCCACAGCGAGCTCGAGCCGGTCTACCTGCTCGGCGGCTTCCGCCTGGCGGCCGCGGCCCGGGGCTTCGAGATGCGGCCGGCCGCGCCGCTCGCGGCCGGGGCCTGGAACGCCCAGGGCTGGCCGTTCTACGGAGCGGGGGTCCGCTACGCCAGGACCTTCGACGTCCCGCAGGCGGCGCCCGGGACCGCCTACCGGCTTCGCCTCGGCGCCTGGCTCGGCGCCACCGCCGAGGTCTATGTCGGCGGAAAGAGGGCCGGCACGGCCGCGTTCCCGCCCTGCGAAGTCGACTTGACGGACGCCCTGGCCCCCGGCCGGAACGAGGTTTCCGTGGTCGTCTACGGCACGCTCCGGAACACCCTGGGCCCGTTCCATAACGACCCGCCGCTCGGCCGGGCCTGGCCCGGCTCCTTCCAGCAGGGAGCCAAGGGCGGGCTTCCCCCGGGCTCCGGATATTCCTCGGTCGGCTACGGCCTCTTCGACGATTTCATGATCATGAAAGGCACGAGATGA
- a CDS encoding DUF1846 domain-containing protein, translated as MNHAVGFDNASYLEKQQKAILERMARFPNKLYLEFGGKLFFDYHAARVLPGYDPNVKMKLLQELRSQADVLLCIFAGDIERKKMRADFGHTYDVDAMKLIDDLREWGIGIRAVVITRFDNQPSARVFKNKLERQGIRVYTHRFTKGYPTDVDVIVSDEGYGANDYIETERPLVIVTGPGPGSGKLATCLSQLYHEYRRGLASGYAKFETFPIWNLPLKHPVNVAYEAATADLCDFNLVDPFHLEAYSAVAVNYNRDVEVFPVLKRILEKITGGPSFYKSPTDMGCNAAGFGITDDAVVREAAKQELIRRYFRYSCEYALGFVEKETVQRAELLMKELAVRVEDRPVVVAARRAAEEARTTGKGNKGVFVGAAMELGDGAIVTGKNSPLMHAASALVLNAVKALAGIPDQIPLLSPNIIESVAALKSSVFGAKSVSLDLSEVLTCLAINAATNPMAHLALEKMKELRDSEVHITHIPTPGDDAGLRRFGINLTTDPNFASNRLLMT; from the coding sequence ATGAACCACGCCGTCGGCTTCGACAACGCTTCCTACCTCGAGAAGCAGCAGAAGGCCATCCTCGAACGGATGGCCCGGTTCCCGAACAAGCTCTACCTGGAGTTCGGCGGCAAGCTCTTCTTCGACTACCACGCGGCCCGGGTCCTGCCCGGCTACGACCCCAACGTCAAGATGAAGCTGCTTCAGGAACTGCGGAGCCAGGCCGACGTCCTGCTCTGCATCTTCGCCGGTGACATCGAACGGAAGAAGATGCGGGCCGACTTCGGCCACACCTACGATGTCGACGCCATGAAGCTCATCGACGACCTGCGCGAGTGGGGCATCGGGATCCGGGCCGTGGTCATCACCCGGTTCGACAACCAGCCCTCGGCCCGGGTCTTCAAGAACAAGCTCGAGCGCCAGGGCATCCGCGTCTACACCCATCGCTTCACCAAGGGCTATCCGACCGACGTCGACGTCATTGTCAGCGACGAGGGCTACGGCGCGAACGACTACATCGAGACCGAGCGGCCGCTGGTCATCGTCACGGGGCCGGGCCCCGGCAGCGGCAAGCTGGCTACCTGCCTGTCCCAGCTGTACCACGAGTACCGGCGCGGCCTGGCCTCTGGCTACGCCAAGTTCGAAACCTTCCCCATCTGGAACCTGCCCCTCAAGCATCCCGTCAACGTCGCCTACGAGGCGGCCACGGCCGACCTCTGCGACTTCAACCTGGTCGACCCCTTCCACCTCGAGGCCTACAGCGCCGTCGCCGTCAACTACAACCGCGACGTCGAGGTCTTTCCCGTCCTCAAGCGCATCCTGGAGAAGATCACCGGCGGCCCGTCCTTCTACAAGTCGCCGACCGACATGGGCTGCAATGCCGCCGGCTTCGGCATCACCGACGACGCCGTCGTCCGCGAGGCGGCCAAGCAGGAGCTCATCCGGCGCTACTTCCGCTACTCCTGCGAGTACGCCCTGGGCTTCGTCGAGAAGGAGACCGTCCAGCGGGCAGAGCTGCTGATGAAGGAGCTGGCGGTCAGGGTCGAGGACAGGCCGGTCGTCGTCGCCGCCAGGAGGGCGGCCGAGGAGGCCAGGACCACGGGCAAGGGCAACAAGGGCGTCTTCGTCGGCGCGGCCATGGAGCTCGGGGACGGCGCGATCGTCACCGGCAAGAACTCGCCGCTCATGCACGCCGCCTCGGCCCTCGTCCTCAACGCCGTCAAGGCCCTGGCCGGGATCCCGGACCAGATCCCGCTGCTCTCGCCGAACATCATCGAATCCGTGGCCGCGCTCAAGAGCAGCGTCTTCGGGGCCAAGAGCGTCAGCCTCGACCTGTCCGAGGTCCTGACCTGCCTGGCCATCAACGCGGCCACCAATCCCATGGCCCACCTGGCCCTGGAGAAGATGAAGGAGCTGCGGGACTCGGAGGTCCACATCACGCATATCCCGACCCCGGGGGACGACGCGGGGCTGCGGCGGTTCGGCATCAACCTGACGACCGACCCCAACTTCGCCAGCAATCGTCTCCTGATGACCTGA
- a CDS encoding GNAT family N-acetyltransferase, translated as MEKSGSRRGDPVIREFRIGDYDRVMELWRQGGLPLKPQGRDSRDEIAVQIGLANVRFLVAEEAGGGPVVGTVLATHDGRKGWINRVAVDASRRRQGIGARLVRAAEDWLEAQGLGILACLIEEDNAVSMAVFEAFGYTKRPDVVYFTKRKFPGV; from the coding sequence ATGGAAAAGAGCGGATCACGGCGCGGGGATCCCGTCATCCGGGAGTTCCGGATCGGGGACTACGACCGCGTCATGGAACTCTGGAGGCAGGGCGGCCTGCCGCTGAAGCCCCAGGGGCGCGACAGCCGGGACGAGATCGCCGTCCAGATCGGCCTGGCCAACGTCCGGTTCCTGGTGGCCGAGGAGGCCGGGGGCGGGCCCGTGGTCGGCACCGTGCTGGCCACGCACGACGGCCGCAAGGGCTGGATCAACCGGGTGGCCGTGGACGCCTCGCGGCGGCGGCAGGGGATAGGCGCCCGGCTCGTCCGGGCGGCCGAGGACTGGCTCGAGGCCCAGGGCCTGGGCATCCTGGCCTGCCTCATCGAGGAGGACAACGCCGTCTCGATGGCCGTGTTCGAGGCGTTCGGCTACACGAAGCGTCCCGACGTCGTCTACTTCACCAAGCGCAAGTTCCCCGGCGTCTAG
- a CDS encoding FprA family A-type flavoprotein, producing MKPREILPGVHYVGAPDFDRRLFDGLIPLPDGTSYNSYLVRGRDKTVLMDAVDPAKLHVLEAYLEDVPKIDYIVSNHTEQDHSGGIPRVLERYPGAQVLASEPARAMLADHLGLDPALIRAVADGERLDLGGKTLRFIYTPWVHWPETMSTWLEEDRVLFSCDWFGSHIARTDLSVDGAEAVLAEAKRYYAEIMMPFRKIVQKNLDKIKGLDIALIAPSHGPVHRDPASIIAAYRDWTDDKPHNSVVIPWTTMHGSTGIMVERLVAALVERGIAVHPFDMATADIGQLAMALVDAATIVVAAPTMHVGPHPVVFNAVILANVLRPKVRFASIIGSYGWAGRMVDLVKGAMPNLKVEILPPVIARGLPKPADEEALDALAAVIAAKHREAGLF from the coding sequence ATGAAACCCCGAGAGATCCTTCCCGGCGTCCATTATGTCGGCGCGCCCGATTTCGACCGGCGGCTTTTCGACGGCCTTATCCCCCTGCCCGACGGGACGAGCTACAATTCCTACCTCGTCCGGGGCCGGGACAAGACCGTCCTCATGGACGCGGTCGATCCGGCCAAGCTCCATGTCCTCGAGGCCTATCTCGAGGACGTCCCCAAGATCGACTACATCGTCTCCAACCACACCGAGCAGGACCACTCCGGCGGCATTCCCCGGGTCCTCGAGCGCTATCCCGGCGCCCAGGTCCTGGCGTCCGAGCCGGCCAGGGCCATGCTGGCCGACCACCTGGGTCTCGACCCGGCCCTGATCCGCGCCGTGGCCGACGGCGAGCGGCTCGATCTTGGCGGCAAGACCCTGCGCTTCATTTACACGCCGTGGGTCCACTGGCCCGAAACGATGTCGACCTGGCTCGAGGAGGACCGGGTCCTCTTCAGCTGCGACTGGTTCGGCTCCCACATCGCCCGGACCGATCTCTCCGTGGATGGGGCCGAGGCCGTCCTGGCCGAGGCCAAGCGCTACTACGCCGAGATCATGATGCCGTTCCGCAAGATCGTCCAAAAGAACCTGGACAAGATCAAGGGCCTCGACATCGCGTTGATCGCCCCGAGCCACGGCCCCGTCCATCGCGATCCCGCCTCCATCATCGCGGCCTATCGCGACTGGACCGACGACAAGCCCCACAACAGCGTCGTCATCCCCTGGACGACCATGCACGGCTCGACCGGCATCATGGTCGAGCGGCTGGTCGCCGCCCTGGTCGAGCGGGGGATCGCAGTCCATCCTTTCGACATGGCCACGGCCGACATCGGCCAGCTGGCCATGGCCCTGGTCGACGCGGCCACGATCGTCGTGGCCGCCCCGACCATGCACGTCGGTCCGCACCCGGTCGTCTTCAACGCCGTCATCCTGGCCAACGTCCTGCGGCCGAAGGTGCGGTTCGCCTCGATCATCGGAAGTTACGGCTGGGCCGGCCGCATGGTCGACTTGGTCAAGGGGGCCATGCCCAATCTCAAGGTCGAGATCCTCCCCCCGGTCATCGCCAGGGGGCTGCCGAAGCCGGCTGACGAGGAGGCACTCGACGCCCTGGCGGCGGTCATCGCCGCCAAGCACAGGGAGGCGGGCCTATTCTAG
- a CDS encoding DUF4340 domain-containing protein — MKFRTTLILLAAGLGLLAVVLYFDSRGARTKAAQEKTNTLIDLKAADVRKTALVRGGETIAFERDEGGPWRMTAPLQAAADDAEVNGLVDPLASLRIERVVEKEAGDLSAYEIPRTEVSLWVKGREAPVKLLVGMENPLDQTLFAKRADDPRVVLISSSLKAALDKKVFDFRLKDVFRFAAAEVKAIRVKAGDVAWRAVREEAGWSLKSPVASLAARGKLDSLLDSLSGLRAKAFVAEARTPAGLKEFGLDNPEYEVALSLPASNQEIVFALHKAGENFYATTSQSTKIVTFEGTLLADLDRKVDELREKKVADFYSWDADRVSLKRGGVEIAAVKETAGNADKWVLEGPAREEADRTRIEEFLRKIEGLEAASFIDAPGPPASYGLEPGAEIRIRTRDYQGKEKETVLLVGSEDTAGKAVTVKSPGLGYLFRVDPAFLQAWPKEAKDWKAAPARPA, encoded by the coding sequence GTGAAATTCCGGACGACCCTGATCCTCCTCGCCGCCGGCCTCGGCCTGCTGGCCGTCGTGCTTTATTTCGACTCGCGGGGGGCCCGGACGAAAGCGGCCCAGGAGAAGACCAACACCCTGATCGACCTGAAGGCCGCCGACGTCCGCAAGACCGCCCTGGTCCGCGGCGGCGAGACGATCGCCTTCGAGCGCGACGAAGGCGGGCCCTGGCGGATGACCGCGCCCCTTCAGGCGGCCGCCGACGACGCCGAGGTCAACGGCCTGGTCGATCCGCTGGCCTCGCTCCGCATCGAGCGGGTGGTCGAGAAGGAGGCCGGGGACCTCTCGGCCTACGAGATCCCAAGGACCGAGGTCTCGCTCTGGGTCAAGGGCCGGGAGGCGCCGGTCAAGCTCCTTGTCGGCATGGAGAACCCGCTCGACCAGACGCTCTTCGCCAAGCGGGCCGATGATCCGCGGGTCGTCCTGATCTCGTCGTCGCTCAAGGCGGCGCTCGACAAGAAGGTCTTCGATTTTCGCCTGAAGGACGTCTTCAGGTTCGCGGCGGCCGAGGTCAAGGCCATCCGGGTCAAGGCCGGGGACGTCGCCTGGCGGGCGGTCCGCGAAGAGGCCGGCTGGTCCCTGAAGAGCCCGGTCGCCTCCCTGGCCGCCAGGGGCAAGCTGGATTCGCTCCTGGATTCCCTGTCTGGACTCCGGGCCAAGGCCTTCGTCGCCGAGGCCAGGACGCCGGCCGGTCTCAAGGAATTCGGCCTGGACAATCCCGAATACGAGGTCGCCTTGTCCCTGCCGGCCTCGAACCAGGAGATCGTCTTCGCCCTGCACAAGGCCGGCGAAAACTTCTACGCCACGACCTCGCAATCGACCAAGATCGTCACCTTCGAAGGCACGCTCCTGGCCGACCTCGACCGCAAGGTCGACGAGCTCAGGGAAAAGAAGGTCGCCGACTTCTATTCCTGGGACGCGGACCGGGTCTCCCTGAAGCGCGGCGGCGTCGAGATCGCGGCGGTCAAGGAGACGGCCGGCAACGCGGACAAGTGGGTGCTCGAAGGACCGGCCAGGGAAGAAGCCGACCGGACCAGGATCGAGGAATTCCTCCGCAAGATCGAGGGGCTCGAAGCCGCCTCGTTCATCGACGCACCCGGCCCGCCGGCCTCCTACGGGCTCGAACCCGGCGCCGAGATCCGCATCCGGACCAGGGATTATCAGGGCAAGGAGAAGGAGACCGTCCTGCTGGTCGGCAGCGAGGACACGGCCGGGAAGGCGGTCACGGTCAAGAGCCCGGGGCTCGGCTATCTTTTCCGGGTCGATCCCGCCTTCCTCCAGGCCTGGCCCAAGGAAGCCAAGGACTGGAAGGCGGCGCCGGCCCGGCCCGCCTAG
- a CDS encoding GldG family protein translates to MDALKRSLNTVAGVLVAAGLIGWIVWPQKKAIALAVAALGLVALALYVYLNRAALGPKLSRKSLLYSGNMILVVLLVLAILGLANYFLAKHNHRWDFTKAKVHSLSGQSIAVLKGLKTDISFKCFFRVGNYDRAAMEDLLKIYAYHSPRVRYEFIDPDKNPALVKRYGVTQDGTTVLEAGNKEGRVTTTSEEDVTNALIKATRAQKKVIYFLEGHGEGSIEATDEGGFSTAKAELEKLGYEVRKQALALADRFPADCALLVVAGPQKDLLPNEYETIRTYLRNGGRALVLVDPETATLLPIFLADYGVKLENDVVVDKVSRLLGGDYFIPIVSEYDASHPITAKFPYPIFLPLARSVDAAETKPDGAALTVLAKTSQNAYAKIDFLLKPKMTLDDIAYAAGKDRPGPINVALAGTYKFPAAPAAAPEAKPGQPAPAVKPGGKETEARLVVMGDSDFAKNGYYGMSGNGNFFLNAANWLTEEADLIAIQPKTQTPRTIQLTPSQGRLIFLVSIVILPLVVLLLGISVWVRRRSL, encoded by the coding sequence ATGGACGCGCTGAAGAGATCTCTCAACACCGTCGCCGGCGTGCTTGTCGCCGCCGGCCTCATCGGCTGGATCGTCTGGCCGCAGAAGAAGGCGATCGCCCTGGCGGTCGCCGCCCTCGGCCTCGTCGCCCTGGCCCTCTACGTCTACCTTAATCGGGCCGCGCTCGGCCCGAAGCTCTCGCGCAAGTCCCTGCTCTACTCGGGCAACATGATCCTCGTCGTCCTGCTCGTCCTGGCCATCCTCGGCCTGGCCAACTACTTCCTGGCCAAGCACAACCACCGCTGGGACTTCACCAAGGCCAAGGTCCACAGCCTGTCCGGCCAGTCGATCGCCGTGCTCAAGGGCCTCAAGACCGACATCTCGTTCAAGTGCTTCTTCCGCGTCGGCAACTACGACCGGGCGGCCATGGAGGACCTGCTCAAGATCTACGCCTACCACTCGCCGCGTGTCCGCTACGAGTTCATCGACCCCGACAAGAATCCCGCCCTGGTCAAGCGCTACGGCGTCACGCAGGACGGGACGACAGTCCTCGAGGCCGGGAACAAGGAGGGCCGCGTCACCACGACCTCCGAGGAGGACGTGACCAACGCCCTGATCAAGGCCACCCGGGCCCAGAAGAAGGTCATCTACTTCCTCGAAGGCCACGGCGAGGGCTCGATCGAGGCCACCGACGAGGGCGGCTTCTCGACGGCCAAGGCCGAGCTGGAGAAACTCGGCTATGAGGTCAGGAAGCAGGCCCTGGCCCTGGCCGACCGCTTCCCCGCCGATTGCGCCCTGCTCGTCGTCGCCGGCCCCCAGAAGGACCTCCTGCCGAACGAGTACGAGACCATCCGGACCTATCTCCGGAACGGCGGCCGGGCCCTGGTCCTGGTCGACCCGGAGACCGCGACGCTCCTGCCGATCTTCCTCGCCGACTACGGCGTCAAGCTCGAGAACGACGTCGTCGTGGACAAGGTCTCCCGGCTCCTCGGCGGAGACTATTTCATCCCCATCGTCAGCGAATACGACGCCTCCCACCCGATCACGGCCAAGTTCCCCTATCCGATATTCCTGCCGCTGGCCCGGTCCGTCGACGCCGCCGAAACGAAACCCGACGGGGCGGCCCTGACGGTCCTGGCCAAGACCAGCCAGAACGCCTACGCCAAGATCGATTTCCTTCTCAAGCCGAAGATGACCCTCGACGACATCGCTTACGCGGCCGGCAAGGACCGGCCCGGGCCGATCAACGTGGCCCTGGCCGGGACCTATAAGTTCCCGGCCGCGCCGGCCGCCGCGCCGGAAGCCAAGCCCGGCCAGCCCGCCCCGGCCGTCAAGCCCGGGGGGAAAGAGACGGAGGCCCGCCTGGTCGTCATGGGCGATTCGGACTTCGCCAAGAACGGCTATTACGGGATGAGCGGCAACGGCAACTTCTTCCTCAACGCGGCCAACTGGCTGACGGAGGAAGCCGACCTGATCGCCATCCAGCCCAAGACCCAGACGCCGCGGACGATCCAGCTGACGCCCTCGCAGGGCCGGCTGATCTTCCTGGTCAGCATCGTCATCCTGCCGCTCGTCGTCCTGCTCCTGGGCATCTCCGTCTGGGTCCGGAGGAGGTCGCTGTGA
- a CDS encoding ABC transporter permease subunit: protein MKNIGSLVRKELRAYFSSPVAYVVISGFLLLVGYFYYSLITWFNSAAMQMAQNPYYAQQVNINEMVFSPLFHNMTILLVFVAPLLTMRLLAEEKKTGTDELLFTSPLSVGEIVLGKYLAALIMWALMLGLTALLSVFAFVYGNPELAPWLTGYLGLFLLGALFLAIGLFFSSLTENQIVAAFLTIVTLFLLLVLNWVTSSGGGGWRSVVSYISFSEHFEDMTRGIVDTKDLVYYASFSFFGLFLAHSAIQSRRWR, encoded by the coding sequence ATGAAGAACATCGGATCGCTCGTCAGGAAGGAGCTGCGGGCCTACTTCAGCTCGCCCGTGGCCTACGTCGTCATCTCCGGCTTCCTGCTGCTGGTGGGCTATTTCTATTACAGCCTGATCACCTGGTTCAACTCGGCGGCGATGCAGATGGCCCAGAACCCCTACTACGCCCAGCAGGTCAACATCAACGAGATGGTCTTCTCGCCGCTGTTCCACAACATGACCATCCTCCTCGTCTTCGTCGCCCCGCTCCTGACCATGCGCCTGCTGGCCGAGGAGAAGAAGACCGGCACGGACGAGCTGCTCTTCACCTCGCCCCTGTCGGTCGGCGAGATCGTCCTGGGCAAGTACCTGGCCGCGTTGATCATGTGGGCCCTCATGCTCGGGCTGACCGCCCTGCTCTCCGTCTTCGCCTTCGTCTACGGCAATCCCGAGCTGGCCCCCTGGCTGACCGGCTATCTCGGCCTGTTCCTGCTCGGGGCGCTGTTCCTGGCCATCGGCCTGTTCTTCTCGTCGCTCACCGAAAACCAGATCGTGGCCGCGTTCCTTACGATCGTGACGCTGTTCCTGCTCCTGGTCCTGAACTGGGTCACCTCGTCGGGCGGCGGCGGCTGGCGGTCGGTCGTCTCCTACATCTCGTTCTCCGAGCACTTCGAGGACATGACCCGGGGCATCGTGGACACCAAGGACCTCGTCTACTACGCGTCCTTCTCCTTCTTCGGGCTCTTCCTCGCCCACTCGGCCATCCAATCGAGGCGCTGGAGGTAA